One part of the Syntrophus gentianae genome encodes these proteins:
- a CDS encoding amidohydrolase family protein, whose protein sequence is MKVIDFHLHAASVEVWQPWVAEYFRKNNPDTFDRFADGLTPEELVALLASQGVSSAVVLAEYAPKCTGIVTNEETARFCQDQEALVPFGGLNLEDGTPFDVQARRAVEELGMKGFKLLPSYQFFYPNDPSLFPFYEYVQSKGLPIMFHTGSSIFNGTRIKYADPLLLDDVADEFPDLTILMEHGGRPFWYDRAAWMISRHRNVHIGIAGMAIRHLPRLFPNLEKFSDRFVFGSDWPGMYDVKGLVDRVLALPYSNETKEAILHGNAERVLGRG, encoded by the coding sequence ATGAAAGTCATTGATTTCCATCTTCATGCCGCGTCCGTCGAGGTTTGGCAGCCCTGGGTCGCGGAGTATTTCCGGAAAAATAATCCCGACACCTTCGACCGATTCGCCGATGGCCTGACGCCCGAGGAACTGGTGGCCCTTCTTGCCTCGCAGGGGGTATCATCCGCTGTCGTATTGGCCGAATACGCACCGAAATGCACCGGCATCGTAACCAATGAAGAGACCGCCCGGTTTTGTCAAGATCAGGAGGCATTGGTTCCTTTCGGAGGCCTCAATCTTGAAGACGGGACTCCCTTTGACGTTCAGGCCCGCCGTGCCGTTGAGGAACTGGGGATGAAAGGCTTCAAGCTTCTTCCCTCCTATCAGTTTTTCTATCCCAACGATCCATCCTTGTTCCCTTTTTACGAATACGTTCAGTCCAAAGGCTTACCCATCATGTTTCACACGGGCTCGTCGATTTTTAACGGAACGCGGATCAAATATGCCGATCCACTGCTGCTGGATGATGTGGCGGATGAATTTCCCGACTTGACGATTCTCATGGAACACGGGGGACGGCCCTTCTGGTACGACCGGGCCGCCTGGATGATTTCAAGGCACCGCAACGTGCACATCGGGATCGCGGGAATGGCCATCCGCCACCTGCCCCGGCTTTTCCCGAATCTGGAAAAGTTTTCCGACCGGTTCGTCTTCGGAAGCGACTGGCCGGGGATGTATGACGTCAAAGGCCTCGTGGACCGGGTGCTGGCCCTGCCTTATTCCAACGAAACCAAGGAGGCTATCCTCCACGGAAATGCCGAGCGGGTGTTGGGTAGAGGCTGA
- a CDS encoding lysophospholipid acyltransferase family protein, whose product MLKKIGKFLADLFVTLLLWIYYIPGFLLFFSPFYLFVLIFSRNREAAFQRLNSLFYRSFFGLVRLILPHVRFEISPDVSAIRSSVILCNHLSYLDPILLISLFPAQKTIVKSDIFHIPIFGGLLRQSGYLPSLTEESNIAQVTQQVQGMKEYLAAGGNLFVFPEGTRSRDGRIGPFNKGAFRIARICQAPVCVLSIRNTHRLFPPGRFLFNTTESFTIFVKQAGRLEPDYENPSFSLTALMEKVRTLMENVNGEV is encoded by the coding sequence ATGTTGAAAAAAATTGGGAAATTTCTGGCGGATCTGTTCGTGACGCTCTTGCTCTGGATCTATTACATCCCGGGGTTTCTCCTTTTCTTTTCCCCCTTTTATCTGTTCGTCTTGATTTTTTCCCGGAATCGGGAGGCCGCTTTCCAGCGGTTGAATTCGCTCTTTTACCGGAGTTTCTTCGGCCTGGTCCGTCTTATTCTTCCCCACGTCCGCTTTGAGATTTCTCCCGATGTTTCGGCGATCCGCTCCTCCGTCATCCTCTGCAATCACCTGTCCTATCTGGATCCGATCCTCCTGATTTCCCTCTTTCCCGCTCAGAAGACCATCGTGAAAAGCGACATTTTCCATATCCCCATCTTCGGCGGGCTGCTGCGGCAGTCGGGGTACCTCCCTTCCCTGACGGAAGAATCGAACATCGCGCAAGTGACGCAACAGGTTCAGGGGATGAAGGAGTATCTGGCCGCGGGGGGAAATCTCTTTGTCTTTCCCGAAGGGACGCGCAGCCGAGACGGCCGGATCGGCCCCTTCAACAAGGGGGCCTTCCGCATCGCCCGGATCTGTCAGGCCCCGGTTTGTGTCCTGTCGATCCGGAATACCCACCGGCTTTTCCCGCCGGGCAGATTCCTTTTCAATACGACGGAATCCTTTACCATCTTCGTGAAACAGGCCGGCCGGCTGGAGCCGGATTATGAGAATCCATCCTTCTCGCTGACGGCCTTGATGGAAAAGGTCCGGACTCTCATGGAAAATGTCAACGGGGAAGTTTAA
- a CDS encoding beta strand repeat-containing protein: MKQAERNLELQRKERIRRSRTVALDVSQQYQDAIRQTGKKGALALGAATLATVLLTGSAYALPKGEQVKAGSSTFSRPNAATLHITQSTKKSIINWQGYSIAAGESVKYIQPSSSAISLNRVTGSDPSALYGSLSANGQVWVINPNGLLVGPNARINVGGFLASTLGLSDQDFLTGNYCFRGDASVGSILNSGEIQGGFVALVSPSITNEGTIQASRGTVALASGDQVTLNFAGNDLVGFVVDLGTTSSSGISNTGILSGNSVVLTAKGASDVVRNVVNNTGVIEARAIEERNGEIVLSGDGVMSTGLVDASGKQGGTIQIDGEFVALGGTITADGRTQGGSILVNSSGILSLADRVQARGLKGTGGQVTYFSAGQTLETSTSVTDVSGKKDGGSIQLEAQGGLLSSGTYLASGGTGLGGRIDLSGYSVRLISTTMDASGWTQGGLVRIGGAFQGGKDPDPSKTYNDGFLTRWGTLNEISNAEKVFVNDTTAIDLSADAPKSSGGTVVIWSNAETTMLGRVAASGQTSGGYVEVSSADQLRQADILKIDTGKGGELLLDPKNIVIGDNDDIGNWSYQGILGKGYIFGKNVNVVNLESMDQFGESVSLNGVGNRLAVGAKEDSGGDVFNLWGGAVYLFSFTDTNFNGGTLQGIIGKGYAGGKNVNVTNLDWKDYFGESVSLNGAGNRLAVGVQRDNGYSNSTYETGAVYLFSFSDTNFTSGSLQGILGKNYTGGKNVNVTNLEDSDYFGESVSLNGAGNRLAVGAYGDDGYGNSVSGSGAVYLFSFSDTNFTGGSLKGILGKGYTGGKNMTVANLEGDDTFGRSVSLNDAGNRLAVGAQYDEGYGNSSNLGTGAVYLFSFTDTNFNGGSLQGIIGKDYTGGKNMTVANLEHSDYFGASVSLNGAGDRLAVGAEYDKGYGNSSYYGTGAVYLFSFTDTNFNGGSLQGIIGKGYTGGKNVDVAHLYADQFGHSVSLNGAGDRLIVGAPCDEGSDHSADYAGAAYLFSWTSSKAPVKNYAYSDSSNQKVTLLNSDIATWLNGGSNMTLQANNDITLNAPITVNNATGNGGALTLAAGRSLILNGNITTDNGNLILTANDTLANGVVNAYRDAGTAVISQASGTSINAGAGAVTITLRDGNGKTYTTSGDITLSGITAATLNVTNAGLTAGSDILQNGGSIKVTGTTKLAAGTNNIALNRSTNNFSTVAGKGKNITLVDANGLNLYTTTASGNLKVIATGNISDSGKIAVTGTATLNSGAYDIALNTSTNNFSTVAGMGRNVTLVDANGLNLYTTTASGNLKVIATGNISDSGKIAVTGTATLNSGAYDIALNTSTNNFSTVAGMGRNVTLVDANALNLYTTKASGKLNVKATGNITDSGKIAVTGTTTLNAGTSDIVLNTSTNDFSKIAVTAGRNFTLVDANALKLGVSTLSGTVGISSHGTLTLLGDLNAGANKVKLNAGTGAIDGAYTVTAGDVTLSGATIGTVAHPTINASGLLTLTATSTVNGISANLLGPTDLDVVVNSAPGKVLLNGKVIYP; encoded by the coding sequence ATGAAGCAAGCAGAGCGGAATTTGGAATTACAGAGGAAGGAGAGAATTCGTCGCAGCCGGACGGTGGCGCTGGATGTCTCGCAACAGTATCAGGATGCGATTCGGCAGACGGGGAAAAAAGGCGCCTTGGCCCTGGGGGCGGCGACACTAGCCACTGTGCTGCTGACAGGTTCCGCTTACGCCCTGCCCAAAGGGGAACAGGTGAAAGCCGGAAGTTCCACCTTCTCCCGCCCCAATGCAGCCACCCTGCACATTACCCAATCCACAAAGAAGTCGATCATCAACTGGCAGGGATACAGCATCGCTGCCGGGGAATCGGTGAAGTATATTCAGCCCTCTTCTTCTGCCATCTCTCTGAACCGAGTGACCGGTTCCGATCCATCGGCTCTCTACGGATCTCTCTCTGCCAACGGCCAGGTCTGGGTTATCAATCCCAACGGTCTCCTCGTGGGTCCCAACGCCAGGATCAATGTAGGGGGCTTTCTCGCTTCCACCCTTGGCCTCTCCGATCAAGACTTTTTAACAGGGAATTACTGCTTCCGCGGCGATGCTTCCGTGGGCAGCATCCTCAATTCGGGAGAAATCCAAGGAGGTTTTGTTGCCCTGGTATCGCCTTCCATCACCAATGAGGGAACGATCCAGGCTTCCCGGGGTACGGTTGCCCTGGCTTCGGGGGACCAGGTGACGCTGAATTTTGCGGGAAACGACTTGGTCGGTTTCGTGGTGGACTTGGGGACAACGTCCTCTTCAGGGATCAGCAATACGGGGATCCTGTCGGGGAATTCGGTGGTTCTTACGGCCAAAGGGGCCTCCGACGTCGTCCGGAATGTGGTGAACAATACGGGAGTGATTGAAGCGCGGGCCATTGAAGAACGAAACGGTGAGATCGTGCTTTCCGGCGACGGGGTGATGTCCACGGGCCTTGTGGATGCATCGGGTAAACAAGGCGGAACGATCCAAATCGACGGCGAATTCGTGGCTCTGGGGGGAACGATAACCGCCGACGGCCGAACCCAGGGGGGGAGTATTTTGGTGAACTCCTCTGGTATATTGTCACTAGCGGATAGGGTACAGGCCCGGGGCTTGAAGGGAACAGGTGGGCAGGTGACGTACTTCAGCGCTGGTCAGACCCTTGAAACCTCGACGAGTGTCACGGATGTTTCCGGAAAGAAGGATGGCGGTTCGATCCAACTGGAAGCCCAGGGTGGACTCCTGAGTTCCGGGACCTATCTGGCTTCCGGCGGCACAGGGTTAGGAGGCCGGATTGATCTGTCGGGCTACTCCGTGCGCCTCATTTCGACAACTATGGATGCCTCCGGGTGGACTCAGGGCGGTTTGGTGCGGATCGGTGGGGCCTTCCAGGGGGGCAAGGACCCAGATCCATCAAAGACATACAACGACGGATTCCTGACCCGCTGGGGAACCCTCAACGAAATATCCAACGCAGAGAAGGTCTTTGTCAATGACACCACCGCAATCGATCTTTCGGCAGATGCCCCAAAAAGCTCTGGAGGCACGGTGGTGATCTGGTCGAATGCGGAGACAACGATGCTGGGCCGAGTGGCTGCTTCGGGCCAGACCTCCGGAGGCTATGTAGAGGTTTCCTCGGCGGACCAACTCCGCCAGGCGGACATCTTGAAGATCGATACGGGTAAGGGCGGGGAACTTCTTCTCGACCCGAAGAACATCGTCATAGGGGACAACGATGACATAGGCAACTGGTCCTATCAGGGAATATTGGGCAAGGGCTATATATTCGGAAAGAACGTGAATGTTGTAAATTTGGAGAGTATGGACCAATTTGGCGAGTCCGTTTCCCTGAATGGCGTGGGCAACCGCCTGGCTGTGGGGGCGAAGGAAGACAGTGGCGGCGACGTTTTCAATTTATGGGGTGGGGCTGTCTACCTGTTCAGTTTCACCGACACGAATTTCAACGGTGGCACCCTCCAGGGAATCATCGGCAAGGGTTATGCGGGCGGAAAAAACGTGAATGTCACGAACTTGGATTGGAAAGACTACTTTGGCGAGTCCGTTTCCTTGAATGGGGCGGGCAACCGTCTGGCCGTGGGGGTGCAGAGAGATAACGGTTACAGCAACAGCACATACGAGACCGGGGCGGTTTATCTGTTCAGCTTCAGCGATACGAACTTTACCAGCGGGAGTCTTCAGGGGATTCTTGGCAAGAATTATACGGGTGGGAAGAACGTGAATGTCACCAATCTGGAGGATTCCGACTACTTTGGCGAGTCCGTTTCCTTGAATGGGGCGGGCAATCGTCTAGCCGTGGGGGCTTATGGCGATGATGGTTATGGCAACAGCGTATCGGGCAGCGGGGCGGTTTATCTGTTCAGCTTCAGCGATACGAACTTTACCGGCGGGAGTCTTAAAGGGATTCTTGGCAAGGGATATACGGGCGGAAAAAACATGACTGTCGCGAATTTGGAAGGTGACGACACGTTTGGCAGATCGGTGTCGTTGAATGATGCGGGCAACCGTCTGGCTGTGGGTGCTCAATACGACGAAGGTTACGGCAACAGCTCAAATTTGGGCACCGGGGCGGTGTACCTCTTTAGTTTCACGGATACAAATTTCAACGGGGGCAGCCTTCAGGGAATTATCGGCAAGGACTATACGGGCGGAAAAAACATGACTGTCGCGAATTTGGAGCATTCCGACTACTTTGGCGCTTCCGTTTCCCTGAATGGCGCAGGCGATCGTCTGGCCGTGGGTGCTGAATATGACAAAGGTTACGGCAACAGCTCATATTATGGCACCGGGGCGGTGTACCTCTTTAGTTTCACAGATACAAATTTCAACGGGGGCAGCCTTCAGGGGATCATTGGTAAGGGCTACACGGGCGGGAAGAACGTGGATGTCGCTCATCTATATGCCGACCAGTTTGGCCATTCGGTATCGTTGAATGGCGCAGGCGACCGCCTGATTGTGGGAGCTCCTTGCGATGAAGGTTCCGACCACAGTGCTGATTATGCCGGGGCGGCCTATCTCTTTTCCTGGACATCGTCGAAAGCTCCGGTAAAAAATTACGCTTACAGCGACTCCAGCAACCAGAAGGTGACCCTGCTGAACAGCGACATCGCCACCTGGCTGAATGGAGGGAGTAACATGACCTTACAGGCGAACAATGACATTACCCTGAACGCCCCCATCACGGTGAACAACGCCACCGGTAACGGGGGTGCCCTGACTTTGGCGGCGGGCCGAAGTCTTATCCTCAACGGGAACATCACGACGGACAACGGAAATCTGATCCTCACGGCAAACGATACCCTGGCCAACGGTGTGGTGAATGCCTACCGAGATGCGGGAACGGCGGTGATTTCGCAAGCCTCCGGGACTTCCATCAATGCCGGGGCGGGAGCGGTGACCATCACCCTGCGGGACGGCAACGGCAAGACCTACACGACAAGTGGGGATATTACCCTGAGCGGGATTACTGCAGCGACCCTCAATGTAACCAATGCGGGGCTGACGGCGGGCAGTGACATTTTACAAAATGGCGGTTCAATTAAAGTTACAGGAACAACGAAACTTGCCGCCGGCACAAACAATATCGCCCTGAACAGATCGACGAACAACTTCTCGACCGTAGCCGGTAAGGGCAAGAACATAACGCTGGTGGACGCCAATGGACTGAATCTCTATACGACAACGGCAAGTGGGAATCTGAAGGTAATAGCCACAGGCAACATTTCCGATAGTGGGAAGATTGCAGTAACCGGGACAGCGACTCTGAATTCCGGTGCTTATGACATCGCACTGAATACATCAACGAACAACTTCTCGACAGTAGCCGGTATGGGCAGGAACGTCACGCTGGTGGACGCCAATGGACTGAATCTCTATACGACAACGGCAAGTGGGAATCTGAAGGTAATAGCCACAGGCAACATTTCCGATAGTGGGAAGATTGCAGTAACCGGGACAGCGACTCTGAATTCCGGTGCTTATGACATCGCACTGAATACATCAACGAACAACTTCTCGACAGTAGCCGGTATGGGCAGGAACGTCACGCTGGTGGACGCCAATGCGCTGAATCTCTATACGACAAAAGCAAGCGGAAAACTGAATGTAAAAGCCACCGGAAACATCACAGATAGTGGAAAGATTGCAGTCACTGGGACAACGACCTTGAATGCAGGAACAAGCGATATCGTGTTGAATACGTCAACGAATGATTTTTCAAAGATTGCCGTGACTGCCGGTCGGAATTTTACCCTGGTAGATGCCAATGCCCTGAAACTCGGCGTCTCTACTCTGTCCGGGACAGTAGGTATTTCCTCCCATGGAACACTGACCCTGCTGGGTGATCTGAATGCTGGAGCCAACAAGGTTAAACTTAACGCAGGGACGGGAGCAATCGACGGTGCTTATACGGTGACCGCCGGAGATGTGACCCTCAGCGGTGCCACAATCGGTACGGTAGCCCACCCCACCATTAACGCAAGCGGACTGTTGACACTGACGGCAACCTCCACAGTGAATGGCATTTCTGCGAATCTCCTGGGACCAACGGACTTGGATGTGGTGGTGAACAGCGCACCCGGTAAAGTCCTGCTGAATGGAAAGGTCATCTATCCGTAA